A part of Miscanthus floridulus cultivar M001 chromosome 6, ASM1932011v1, whole genome shotgun sequence genomic DNA contains:
- the LOC136461219 gene encoding probably inactive leucine-rich repeat receptor-like protein kinase At5g48380, with protein MIIWILLLSGLSSCSGTASDVLCFQTLKQSLFDPNGALSSWEFNSSGTVGYICQFNGVECWHPSESRVLFLNLGNMGLEGSFPQGVQNCSSMTLLDLSNNSLSGPLPGDIARQLPFITSLNLSHNSFSGEIPSGVGNLSYLYQLSLEHNRFTGRLPETMGDRLSRLALLNVADNSLSGPIPGSLQKFSAEDFAGNDGLCGAPLGKCKRRFHVRIRARPVRIHLRLRRVNDASSIGGAVGFVVGFVVAFYFPRCFVFCGSLRPYVFPVCA; from the exons ATGATCATCTGGATACTGCTCCTAAGCGGCTTATCCTCGTGTTCTGGTACCGCCAGTGACGTCCTGTGCTTTCAGACCCTGAAACAATCACTGTTCGATCCCAACGGTGCACTCTCGTCATGGGAGTTCAACAGCAGCGGCACCGTAGGATACATATGCCAGTTCAACGGCGTTGAATGCTGGCATCCGTCTGAAAGCAGAGTCCTGTTCTTGAACCTCGGCAACATGGGGCTTGAAGGTTCGTTCCCTCAAGGCGTTCAAAACTGCAGTAGCATGACGTTACTGGACCTGTCAAACAACAGCCTCTCAGGACCCCTCCCCGGAGACATCGCCAGGCAGTTGCCGTTCATCACATCTCTCAACCTCTCGCACAACAGCTTCTCAG GCGAAATCCCAAGCGGCGTCGGAAACCTGTCGTACCTGTACCAGCTGAGCCTTGAGCACAACAGGTTCACCGGACGGCTCCCGGAGACTATGGGCGATCGTCTTTCACGGTTAGCTTTGCTGAATGTTGCGGATAACTCGTTGTCAGGTCCCATCCCGGGCTCTCTCCAGAAGTTCTCAGCCGAAGACTTCGCCGGCAACGACGGGCTGTGCGGGGCGCCGCTGGGCAAGTGCAAGAGGCGGTTCCATGTGCGGATACGCGCGCGGCCGGTGCGGATACATCTCAGGCTGCGTAGGGTCAACGACGCGTCCAGCATCGGCGGCGCGGTGGGATTCGTCGTGGGCTTCGTGGTGGCTTTCTACTTCCCGCGATGCTTTGTGTTCTGCGGGAGTCTCCGGCCCTACGTCTTTCCTGTGTGCGCCTGA
- the LOC136456953 gene encoding probably inactive leucine-rich repeat receptor-like protein kinase At5g48380 — protein MSRMADNTKFVLWLLLLSGSSSCFGSDLDVQCLKTIQQSVIDPNGILKYWIFDNSTNGFICRFTGVECWHPDENRVLGLRLSNWGLQGQFPKGLQNCSRMDILDLSSNNFSGQIPSDIARQLPFLTTLDLSYNSFSGEIPLAVSNMSYLNTLNLQRNRLSGEIPWEFSFLNRLSKFNVADNHLSGPIPFPLTKFPAWSFAGNQGLCGEPLSTKCDARSRRNNDESSIGAAAGFVVGFVVAFYFPRLFVVCQRLHPYVVRI, from the coding sequence ATGTCTAGGATGGCTGATAATACCAAGTTCGTCCTTTGGTTGCTGCTGTTGAGCGGCTCGTCCTCATGTTTTGGTTCTGATCTTGATGTCCAATGCCTAAAGACTATACAGCAGTCAGTGATTGATCCCAACGGCATACTGAAATATTGGATTTTTGACAACAGCACCAATGGCTTCATATGCCGTTTTACGGGCGTGGAATGCTGGCACCCTGATGAGAATAGGGTTCTCGGTTTGCGTCTCAGTAACTGGGGTCTTCAAGGCCAATTTCCTAAAGGTCTTCAGAATTGCTCACGCATGGACATCTTAGACCTGTCAAGTAACAATTTTTCTGGACAAATCCCTTCAGACATTGCACGCCAGCTGCCGTTTCTAACAACTCTGGACCTCTCATACAATAGCTTTTCAGGGGAAATCCCACTTGCTGTCTCAAATATGTCATACCTGAACACACTCAATCTTCAGCGCAACCGACTCAGCGGTGAAATTCCATGGGAATTTAGTTTTCTTAATCGGTTATCAAAGTTCAATGTTGCGGACAACCATTTGTCTGGGCCTATTCCATTCCCTCTAACGAAATTTCCGGCATGGAGCTTTGCTGGTAACCAAGGGCTTTGTGGTGAACCGTTGTCGACCAAATGTGACGCTAGAAGCCGCAGGAACAACGACGAGTCCAGTATTGGCGCGGCTGCTGGTTTCGTGGTAGGATTCGTGGTGGCCTTCTACTTCCCTCGCTTGTTCGTCGTCTGCCAGAGGCTCCATCCCTACGTCGTCCGCATATGA
- the LOC136456954 gene encoding 2-alkenal reductase (NADP(+)-dependent)-like, giving the protein MEQERQAVVRNRKVVLRGYIERAPREDDMELVDGGAMELRVPEGAGGPAVLVKNLYLSCDPYMRGRMRDFHGSYIPPFKPGSPIEGFGVGRVVDSTHPGFSAGDIVSGMTGWEDYSLITKPEQLRKIQQSDIPLSYHLGLLGMPGFTAYVGFYEICSPKKGEFVFVSAASGAVGQIVGQLAKLHGCYVVGSAGTNQKVELLKEKFGFDAAFNYKEEPDLTAALKRYFPEGIDIYFENVGGPMLDAVLLNMRTHGRIAVCGMVSQHGVTASTGIHNLFSLISKRIEMKGFIQSDYVHLFPQFVDDITKHYRDGKIVYVEDVSVGLESGLAAFVGLFSGKNIGKQVVCVSQD; this is encoded by the exons atggagcAAGAGCGGCAGGCGGTGGTGAGGAACAGGAAGGTGGTGCTGCGCGGGTACATCGAGCGCGCGCCCAGGGAGGACGACATGGAGCTCGtagacggcggcgccatggagcTGCGCGTCCCCGAGGGCGCTGGCGGCCCCGCGGTGCTGGTGAAGAACCTCTACCTCTCCTGCGACCCGTACATGCGCGGCAGGATGCGTGACTTCCACGGCTCCTATATCCCGCCCTTCAAGCCTGGATCA CCTATTGAAGGGTTTGGCGTGGGGAGGGTGGTCGACTCCACTCATCCAGGATTTAGTGCCGGTGACATTGTTTCCGGGATGACTGGCTGGGAGGACTACAGTCTGATCACCAAGCCCGAACAGCTCAGGAAGATTCAGCAAAGCGACATACCACTCTCTTATCATCTGGGCCTTCTTG GCATGCCTGGTTTTACAGCTTATGTTGGATTCTATGAGATTTGTTCACCAAAGAAAGGGGAGTTTGTTTTTGTTTCTGCTGCATCTGGGGCAGTTGGGcaaattgttggtcaacttgcaAAGCTCCATGGTTGCTACGTTGTGGGAAGTGCTGGAACAAATCAGAAG GTTGAGCTCCTAAAGGAAAAATTCGGATTTGATGCAGCTTTCAATTACAAGGAAGAGCCTGACTTGACTGCTGCACTAAAAAG GTACTTCCCTGAAGGCATAGACATCTACTTTGAGAACGTAGGTGGGCCAATGCTTGATGCGGTACTACTCAACATGCGAACACACGGCCGCATTGCAGTGTGTGGTATGGTTTCCCAGCATGGGGTAACTGCTTCTACTGGGATCCACAACCTGTTCTCCTTGATAAGCAAGAGGATAGAGATGAAGGGATTCATCCAGAGTGATTATGTACACCTGTTCCCACAGTTCGTGGATGACATCACCAAGCATTACAGAGATGGGAAGATTGTGTATGTGGAAGATGTGAGTGTTGGGCTGGAGAGCGGACTGGCTGCCTTTGTTGGTCTGTTCAGTGGTAAAAATATTGGGAAGCAGGTCGTGTGTGTGTCGCAGGATTGA
- the LOC136456951 gene encoding polygalacturonase-like has product MAMAKPVLSLLVHLHAALLFLPDPAGGAVYNVLRYGARPDGATDAAGPFLRAWADACRSPRPATVYVPPGRYLVRSATFTGPCRSRAVTFAIAGTVVAPARYGARGSSGRWITFENMDGLVVSGGGTLDGSGRALWACRRRGQRDCPNPTSSLTIANSKNVVVAGVRSVDSELFHVVVLQCHGVTVRGVTVEAPADSPNTDGIHLHMSSHVSVYDARISTGDDCISVGPGNSHLWIERVACGPGHGISIGSLGKQQGMEVEAVQNVTVKTTWFTGTMNGLRIKTWGGSKRGFVTGVTFADATMSGVDNPIIIDQNYCPDSSGCPGAGRSSSIRISDVRYVGIRGSSATPVAVNFDCSRSNPCSGISLQDVALTYQNRAAAKSYCRNVQGTTLGLVLPPSCL; this is encoded by the exons ATGGCCATGGCCAAGCCCGTCCTTAGCTTGCTCGTGCACCTGCACGCCGCCCTCCTGTTCCTGCCCGACCCGGCCGGCGGCGCAGTGTACAACGTGCTGCGCTACGGCGCCCGCCCCGACGGCGCGACGGACGCGGCGGGACCCTTCCTCCGCGCGTGGGCGGACGCCTGCCGCTCGCCCCGCCCGGCCACCGTGTACGTGCCGCCCGGCCGGTACCTGGTGCGGAGCGCCACGTTCACCGGCCCGTGCCGCAGCCGCGCCGTGACGTTCGCGATCGCCGGCACGGTCGTCGCCCCCGCGCGCTACGGCGCGCGCGGCTCGTCGGGGCGGTGGATCACGTTCGAGAACATGGACGGCCTCGTCGTCTCCGGCGGCGGCACGCTGGACGGCAGCGGCAGGGCGCTCTGGGCGTGCAGACGGCGCGGGCAGCGCGACTGTCCGAACCCCACGTCg TCTCTGACGATCGCCAACTCGAAGaacgtggtggtggccggcgtgcGGTCGGTGGACAGCGAGCTGTTCCACGTGGTGGTGCTGCAGTGCCACGGCGTGACGGTGCGCGGGGTGACGGTGGAGGCGCCGGCGGACAGCCCCAACACCGACGGGATCCACCTGCACATGTCCAGCCATGTGTCGGTGTACGACGCCAGGATCAGCACCGGAGACGACTGCATTTCCGTCGGCCCCGGGAACTCTCACCTCTGGATCGAGCGCGTCGCCTGCGGCCCCGGCCACGGCATCAG CATCGGGAGCCTGGGCAAGCAGCAGggcatggaggtggaggcggtGCAGAACGTGACAGTGAAGACGACGTGGTTCACCGGCACCATGAACGGGCTGCGGATCAAGACGTGGGGCGGCTCCAAGCGCGGCTTCGTCACGGGCGTCACCTTCGCGGACGCCACCATGTCCGGCGTCGACAACCCCATCATCATCGACCAGAACTACTGCCCCGACAGCAGCGGCTGCCCCGGCGCCGGCAGGAGCTCCAGCATCAGGATCAGCGACGTGCGGTACGTGGGCATCCGGGGCTCCTCGGCGACGCCGGTGGCCGTCAACTTCGACTGCAGCCGGAGCAACCCCTGCAGCGGCATCAGCCTGCAGGACGTGGCGCTGACGTACCAGAACCGGGCCGCCGCCAAGTCCTACTGCCGGAACGTGCAGGGGACCACGCTCGGCCTCGTGCTGCCTCCGAGCTGCCTCTGA
- the LOC136456945 gene encoding beta-hexosaminidase 3-like isoform X1 gives MALALRLLLAFLVIGSCIAADNIDLWPMPQSVSHGTQKLYIKKDITMSMVGSTYSDEKSILKDAFQRMVDLITLNHVVDGINPSSSVLTCVNIVVHTPEDELSFGADESYNLTVPTTGDPLYAQIEAQTVFGALQALQTFGQLCYFDFTSRLIELNSAPWIITDRPRFPYRGLLIDTARHYLPVKIIKGVIDAMAYSKLNVLHWHIVDEQSFPIEIPSYPRLWNGSYSYSERYTMSDAIDIVRYAEKRGVNVLAEIDVPGHARSWGVGYPSLWPSESCKEPLDVSKNFTFEVIDGILSDFSKIFKFKFVHLGGDEVNTSCWTTTPHIEGWLKNNHMNVSDAYRDFVLRSQKIAISHGYDIINWEETFNSFGDKLDPKTVVHNWLGEDVAPKVVAAGHRCIVSNQDKWYLDHLDASWEGFYMNEPLKGINDTKQQQLVIGGEVCMWGEEIDASDIQQTIWPRAAAAAERLWTPIEKHANDTRFVTSRLARFRCLLNQRGVAAAPLAGYGRASPSEPGPCVRQ, from the exons ATGGCACTGGCTCTGAGGCTGCTTCTTGCATTTCTGGTGATCGGATCCTGCATCGCTGCTGACAACATCGACTTGTGGCCGATGCCACAGTCGGTGTCCCATGGAACACAGAAGCTCTACATCAAGAAAGATATCACAATGTCAATGGTGGGAAGCACGTATTCTGATGAGAAATCAATCTTGAAGGACGCCTTCCAGAGGATGGTTGATTTGATCACACTGAACCATGTCGTTGATGGAATAAACCCAAGTTCTTCGGTTCTCACTTGTGTTAATATAGTTGTCCATACACCTGAAGATGAG CTTAGCTTTGGGGCAGATGAGTCATATAACTTAACTGTTCCAACAACAGGAGATCCACTGTATGCACAGATCGAG GCTCAAACAGTTTTTGGAGCACTTCAAGCCTTGCAG ACGTTTGGTCAGTTATGTTACTTTGATTTTACATCACGGCTCATTGAACTCAACTCTGCTCCTTGGATAATTACCGACAGACCCAGATTTCCTTACCGGGGATTGCTTATTG ATACCGCGAGACACTACCTCCCTGTTAAGATAATCAAAGGAGTGATTGATGCAATGGCTTACAGCAAATTG AATGTTCTCCACTGGCATATCGTGGACGAGCAGTCATTTCCCATTGAAATACCTTCATACCCCAGATTGTGGAACGGTTCATACTCTTATTCAGAGAGATATACAATGTCTGATGCTATTGACATTGTACG GTATGCTGAAAAGCGAGGTGTAAATGTGTTGGCTGAGATTGATGTTCCTGGCCATGCCCGCTCATG GGGTGTCGGCTACCCATCATTATGGCCCTCAGAAAGCTGCAAAGAACCACTTGATGTCAGTAAAAACTTTACATTTGAAGTCATCGATGGCATTCTTTCAG ATTTTAGCAAGATTTTTAAGTTCAAATTTGTCCACTTAGGCGGTGATGAAGTCAATACAA GCTGCTGGACCACAACACCCCATATTGAAGGATG GTTGAAAAATAACCATATGAACGTATCAGACGCATACAGAGATTTTGTATTAAGATCTCAAAAGATAGCGATATCACATGGCTACGACATCATAAACTG GGAAGAGACATTTAACAGTTTTGGAGACAAATTGGACCCAAAAACCGTGGTGCATAACTG GCTTGGAGAAGATGTAGCACCCAAAGTGGTTGCTGCTGGGCATAGGTGTATAGTAAGCAACCAGGATAAGTGGTACCTGGATCACTTGGATGCCTCATGGGAAGGATTTTACATGAATGAGCCCCTAAAAGGTATCAATGATACAAAGCAGCAGCAATTGGTCATTGGTGGTGAGGTTTGCATGTGGGGTGAGGAAATTGATGCCTCAGACATTCAGCAAACAATTTGGCCACGTGCTGCAGCAGCTGCAG AGAGACTGTGGACTCCGATTGAGAAGCATGCAAATGACACAAGATTTGTTACATCAAGATTGGCGCGCTTCAGATGTTTGCTCAACCAAAGAGGAGTAGCTGCTGCACCATTAGCAGGTTATGGTCGTGCATCACCATCAGAACCTGGCCCCTGTGTAAGGCAATAA
- the LOC136456945 gene encoding beta-hexosaminidase 3-like isoform X2 has protein sequence MSFGADESYNLTVPTTGDPLYAQIEAQTVFGALQALQTFGQLCYFDFTSRLIELNSAPWIITDRPRFPYRGLLIDTARHYLPVKIIKGVIDAMAYSKLNVLHWHIVDEQSFPIEIPSYPRLWNGSYSYSERYTMSDAIDIVRYAEKRGVNVLAEIDVPGHARSWGVGYPSLWPSESCKEPLDVSKNFTFEVIDGILSDFSKIFKFKFVHLGGDEVNTSCWTTTPHIEGWLKNNHMNVSDAYRDFVLRSQKIAISHGYDIINWEETFNSFGDKLDPKTVVHNWLGEDVAPKVVAAGHRCIVSNQDKWYLDHLDASWEGFYMNEPLKGINDTKQQQLVIGGEVCMWGEEIDASDIQQTIWPRAAAAAERLWTPIEKHANDTRFVTSRLARFRCLLNQRGVAAAPLAGYGRASPSEPGPCVRQ, from the exons ATGAG CTTTGGGGCAGATGAGTCATATAACTTAACTGTTCCAACAACAGGAGATCCACTGTATGCACAGATCGAG GCTCAAACAGTTTTTGGAGCACTTCAAGCCTTGCAG ACGTTTGGTCAGTTATGTTACTTTGATTTTACATCACGGCTCATTGAACTCAACTCTGCTCCTTGGATAATTACCGACAGACCCAGATTTCCTTACCGGGGATTGCTTATTG ATACCGCGAGACACTACCTCCCTGTTAAGATAATCAAAGGAGTGATTGATGCAATGGCTTACAGCAAATTG AATGTTCTCCACTGGCATATCGTGGACGAGCAGTCATTTCCCATTGAAATACCTTCATACCCCAGATTGTGGAACGGTTCATACTCTTATTCAGAGAGATATACAATGTCTGATGCTATTGACATTGTACG GTATGCTGAAAAGCGAGGTGTAAATGTGTTGGCTGAGATTGATGTTCCTGGCCATGCCCGCTCATG GGGTGTCGGCTACCCATCATTATGGCCCTCAGAAAGCTGCAAAGAACCACTTGATGTCAGTAAAAACTTTACATTTGAAGTCATCGATGGCATTCTTTCAG ATTTTAGCAAGATTTTTAAGTTCAAATTTGTCCACTTAGGCGGTGATGAAGTCAATACAA GCTGCTGGACCACAACACCCCATATTGAAGGATG GTTGAAAAATAACCATATGAACGTATCAGACGCATACAGAGATTTTGTATTAAGATCTCAAAAGATAGCGATATCACATGGCTACGACATCATAAACTG GGAAGAGACATTTAACAGTTTTGGAGACAAATTGGACCCAAAAACCGTGGTGCATAACTG GCTTGGAGAAGATGTAGCACCCAAAGTGGTTGCTGCTGGGCATAGGTGTATAGTAAGCAACCAGGATAAGTGGTACCTGGATCACTTGGATGCCTCATGGGAAGGATTTTACATGAATGAGCCCCTAAAAGGTATCAATGATACAAAGCAGCAGCAATTGGTCATTGGTGGTGAGGTTTGCATGTGGGGTGAGGAAATTGATGCCTCAGACATTCAGCAAACAATTTGGCCACGTGCTGCAGCAGCTGCAG AGAGACTGTGGACTCCGATTGAGAAGCATGCAAATGACACAAGATTTGTTACATCAAGATTGGCGCGCTTCAGATGTTTGCTCAACCAAAGAGGAGTAGCTGCTGCACCATTAGCAGGTTATGGTCGTGCATCACCATCAGAACCTGGCCCCTGTGTAAGGCAATAA
- the LOC136456941 gene encoding TPR repeat-containing protein ZIP4-like — translation MKISELSPEYRISQLSPEYRPPPPHAALLTDLNRIVADVEALDASDSSSLEKLAADLRCLLTTLASATSSSSSGLNGAFRLKVWNLAFRLWNACVDRANHNFPARGPEAAVAETEIRQAAPELLLIAGLPVGVPNATVKAASLFHRTGLVWLDLGRADLASACFEKATPLVCAADTEEDRDILLDLNLARARAASSQGKHALAVALLSRSKPLAAASSERVKALAEAYLLLGKAAFATKSPDPAIDASTLLTEALDLCEKAAASPSCDTPTTPRSTPATPKLQLIKDQCLRFLAAERLEANDYEGTLHCTRVSRASPGLGKEHSSIAFMALRACLSSGKLVDAERELGRLMANEEAPEFLCVSAAELYLASAGLDAALKVLVALAARCHASAAAAAVRVLKTVVQGAGGGAGRARAIAELVSDERVVALFNGPANTHERDTMHALLWTCGSEHFHANNCEICADLIERSMLYVSRDEESRSRRAKCFRVLCLCHMALRHLDRAQEFITEAEKVEPNIHCAFLKFKILLHKKEDDEAIKLMKTMVGYVDFNPHFLMLSIHEAIVCKSFRVAVASLTFLLGLYSAGKPLSMSEATVLRNLIALLLREPGSEAEILKYSRRAKLRMDELGVETFLGKGTVGLRELNWFAVSSWNMALKVVKEKKYDYSSEFFELAAEFFSSGNGEDDANLLLICKSLIMSVSCMLQAEELNKSPLSDSDLKKGIEMLRRAGKLLPLTLPSAPVTSDQLENNLPFLHTFNFYQLLNRLDTSAHPQQLQLVKSFAASKACTPGHLLILGDMASEGTQPNLQVAEFLLKASISTALASHSPNYGVISAALRKLVCLSGLQDFSGSMSDAAYDVFQQAYQIVVGLRDGEYPFEEGRWLAITAWNKSYLPVRLGQHSVAKKWMKMGLDLARHFDRMKLYIPGMEECFEKFQKLSGKEPDECSQQDGEPSTSMSGTGSMSQPVLV, via the exons ATGAAGATCTCCGAGCTCTCCCCCGAGTACCGGATCTCCCAGCTCTCCCCCGAgtaccggccgccgccgccgcacgccgccCTCCTCACCGACCTCAACAGGATCGTCGCCGACGTCGAGGCGCTCGACGCCTCCGATTCCTCTTCCCTGGAGAAGCTCGCTGCCGATCTCCGCTGCCTCCTCACCACCCTCGCATCCGCCACTTCGTCCTCCTCCTCGGGCCTCAACGGAGCGTTCAGGCTCAAGGTATGGAACCTCGCCTTCCGCCTCTGGAACGCGTGCGTCGACCGCGCCAACCACAACTTCCCTGCGAGGGGGCCCGAGGCCGCGGTCGCGGAGACGGAGATCCGGCAGGCGGCGCCGGAGCTCCTCCTCATCGCCGGCCTCCCGGTAGGCGTCCCCAACGCCACTGTGAAGGCGGCGTCCCTTTTCCACCGCACTGGCCTGGTCTGGCTTGACCTCGGCCGCGCCGACCTCGCTTCCGCCTGCTTCGAGAAGGCCACGCCGCTGGTCTGCGCAGCTGACACGGAGGAGGATCGGGACATCCTGCTGGACCTCAAcctcgcgcgcgcgcgcgcggcgtcGAGTCAGGGCAAGCACGCCCTCGCCGTCGCGTTGCTAAGCCGGTCCAAGCCCCTCGCCGCGGCGTCTTCTGAGAGGGTCAAAGCCCTCGCCGAGGCGTACCTCCTCCTTGGCAAGGCTGCTTTCGCCACAAAATCCCCGGATCCCGCCATCGACGCGTCGACCCTCCTAACCGAAGCGCTTGATCTCTGCGAGAAGGCCGCGGCCTCCCCCAGCTGCGACACTCCGACGACCCCGAGATCCACTCCTGCAACCCCAAAGCTCCAATTGATTAAGGATCAATGCCTCCGCTTCCTCGCCGCCGAGCGTCTCGAAGCCAACGACTACGAGGGCACCCTGCACTGTACCAGGGTCTCGAGAGCCTCACCAGGGCTGGGGAAGGAGCACTCCAGCATTGCGTTCATGGCGCTGCGTGCGTGTCTCAGCAGCGGTAAATTGGTGGACGCCGAGAGGGAGCTCGGTAGGCTCATGGCCAATGAGGAAGCGCCCGAATTCTTGTGCGTGTCGGCAGCCGAGCTGTACCTAGCCAGTGCGGGGCTGGATGCTGCACTTAAGGTGCTTGTTGCACTTGCCGCACGGTGCCacgccagtgctgcagctgctgcagtGAGGGTGTTGAAAACGGTGGTTCAGGGTGCAGGCGGCGGGGCTGGGCGTGCAAGAGCGATTGCTGAGCTCGTGTCAGATGAGAGGGTGGTTGCGCTGTTCAATGGCCCTGCTAACACCCATGAGCGTGACACAATGCATGCACTGCTATGGACATG TGGCTCTGAGCATTTCCATGCAAACAACTGCGAGATCTGTGCGGATTTGATCGAGAGGTCGATGCTTTATGTTTCCCGTGACGAGGAAAGCAGATCCCGCCGTGCAAAATGCTTCCGAGTACTTTGCCTTTGCCATATGGCACTTCGTCATCTTGATCGAGCCCAAGAGTTCATAACTGAGGCTGAAAAG GTTGAACCCAATATCCACTGTGCCTTTCTGAAG TTTAAGATCCTTCTGCACAAGAAGGAGGATGATGAGGCTATCaagctgatgaagaccatggtggGCTATGTTGACTTCAACCCTCACTTCCTGATGCTCTCGATTCATGAAGCTATCGTCTGCAAGTCTTTCCGTGTGGCAGTTGCTTCGTTAACCTTCCTTCTAGGCCTCTACTCTGCTGGAAAGCCATTGTCAATGAGCGAGGCCACTGTCCTCCGTAACCTGATAGCCCTCCTCCTTCGTGAGCCAGGATCTGAGGCTGAGATTCTGAAGTACTCAAGACGTGCCAAGCTACGGATGGATGAGCTTGGTGTGGAAACTTTTTTGGGAAAGGGGACTGTAGGGCTGCGTGAACTGAATTGGTTTGCTGTCAGTTCATGGAATATGGCTTTAAAGGTGGTAAAAGAGAAGAAGTATGATTATTCCTCTGAATTCTTTGAGCTTGCAGCTGAATTTTTCAGCTCTGGTAATGGGGAAGATGATGCTAACCTTCTCTTGATTTGCAAATCATTGATCATGAGTGTCAGTTGCATGCTCCAGGCTGAAGAACTAAACAAGTCTCCATTGTCAGACTCTGACCTTAAAAAGGGCATTGAGATGCTCAGAAGAGCTGGCAAG CTATTACCCTTGACTCTGCCTTCGGCTCCGGTGACCTCTGATCAATTGGAGAACAACCTGCCCTTTCTTCATACATTCAACTTCTACCAGCTTCTCAATAGACTGGACACTAGCGCACACCCTCAGCAGCTCCAATTAGTCAAGAGCTTTGCAGCATCTAAAGCATGTACACCAGGTCATCTTCTCATACTTGGAGACATGGCTTCTGAAGGCACCCAACCAAACCTCCAGGTTGCTGAGTTTCTCCTGAAGGCCAGCATCAGTACTGCCCTTGCCTCTCACTCGCCAAACTATGGGGTAATCAGTGCTGCCCTCAGAAAACTAGTATGCCTTTCTGGTCTCCAGGATTTCAGTGGTAGCATGAGTGATGCAGCCTATGATGTATTTCAACAAGCTTACCAGATTGTGGTTGGACTTAGAGATGGTGAATATCCATTTGAGGAAGGGAGGTGGCTTGCAATAACTGCATGGAACAAGTCATATTTACCTGTGCGGCTTGGGCAACATTCTGTTGCTAAAAAATGGATGAAGATGGGTCTAGATCTTGCTCGGCATTTTGACAGAATGAAGCTGTATATACCAGGGATGGAGGAATGCTTTGAGAAATTTCAGAAATTATCTGGTAAAGAACCTGATGAATGTAGCCAGCAAGATGGGGAACCAAGTACTAGCATGTCTGGTACTGGTAGTATGTCTCAACCTGTCCTAGTTTAG